In Paracoccus contaminans, the genomic stretch GCTGCCCGCCCGGCTGAACGACAGCTGGGACGGGCCGGGCGATCCGCGCCTGTCGGGCGGCCTTCTGCATACCAAGCTGCTGCCCGACATCGTGGCCAGGTCACGCCAGGAACGCGCCCGCCGCCAGCATTTCAACGACCCGGCCGCCTTTGACGGCTATTACGATGCGCTGATCGCCAATCCCGACCTGTGGGCCGAAGGGGCGGCCCGGCTGGACGGCTGGGAAACGCTGGTGGCCGCCGGCCTGATGGCGACGGGCGGCTGGACAGGGCGGGACGGCTGAACACCGGGGGCGGCGGGTCCTTGCCGCCCGCGGCGCCCTGTGCCGCCGCGGCGTTGACTTGGCCGGCATTCGCCGCCAAGACACCAGGCGATTTCAGGCACAATCCTATCTGCGGTGAATGACGTGGGCGGTTTCCTGCAGCATGCCTTGGCAACTGTGCGGCTGCGGGCGCTGCGGCAATACTACATCGCGCGGGCGATCCGCCGCGGCCGCCGCCTGACCCCGCTGAACGACCGCACGGGGGCCATCGGGCCGAACGCGATCCTCGGCTTCATGACACTGCGGAACGAACGGGTCCGGCTGCCCTATTTCCTCGATTATTACCGTGATCTGGGGATCGACCATTTCCTGATTGTGGACAATGCCAGCACCGATGGCAGCCGTGAATATCTTCTGGCCCAGCCTGACGTGTCGCTGTGGTCCACCGATGCCAGCTACAAGGCCGCGCGCTTCGGGATGGACTGGATCAACCATCTGCTGCGCCGCCATGGCAGCGGCCATTGGTGCCTGACCGTCGATCCCGACGAGTTCCTGGTCTATCCGCATGTCCAGGCCCGTCCGCTGCGGGCGCTGACGGACTGGCTGGAATCCTCGGGGCATCGGTCGATGTCGGCGATGCTGCTGGACATGTATCCGCGCGGTTCGATGAACGCCGTGCCCTATGTCGAGGGCCGGAACCCGTTCGAGATCGCCTGCTGGTTCGACCCGGCCAATTACGCGATCCGCAAGAACCACCGCTTCGGCAACCTGTGGATTCAGGGGGGGCCGCGGGCGCGGATGTTCTTTGCCGACGATCCGGGGGCCGCGCCCGCGCTGAACAAGATACCGCTGGTGCGCTGGCAGCGGCGCTATGCCTATGCCAGTTCCACCCACATGCTGCTGCCCCGATCATTGAACGTCGTCTATGACGAGGACGGCGGAGAGATGGCCTCGGGCGTGCTGCTGCATGCCAAGTTCCTGTCCACCTTCGCGGCCAAGTCGGCCGAAGAGCTGCAGCGCCGCCAGCACTATGCAGGCAGCCTGGAATACCGCGCCTATCACCGCGGGCTTCAGGATGCGGTGGATTTCTGGTGCCCGCAGTCCCGCCGCTATACCGGCTGGCGCCAGCTGGAAAGGCTGGGGCTCATCTCGCGCGGGAACTGGGCATGACAGGCGAGGGCGCGTCCGGCCCGCCCCCCGCGGTCCCCTGCGGGGATGGCGCGGACGCGGTGCGGCTGGGCGTGGTGATGCTGTGCCATGACAACCTGCCGCTGGCCGCGCGGATGGCCCGCATCTGGGCCGAGGGCGGGGCCTGCGTGGCAATGCACATCGACGCCAAGACCCCGGCCGACGATGTCGCGCGGCTGCGCGCGGCGCTGTCGGGTCTGGACGTGACCCATGCGCCGCGGCGGTCCTGCGCCTGGGGCACCTTCAGCCTGGTGGCGGCCACGCAGGACGCGGCCGCCGCGCTGCTGCGCGCGCATCCGGGCCTGACCCATGTGCTGCTGGTATCGGGCGCCTGCCTGCCGCTGCGCCCGCCGGCCGAGCTGCGGATGTTCCTTGCCCGCCACCCGCAGGCCGATTTCATCGAAAGCGTCAACGTCCATGACGTGGGCTGGACCATCGGCGGGCTGAACGAGGAACGCTTCACCCTGCATTTCCCCATCTCGTTCCGGCGCAATCGCAAGCTGTTCGACCGGCTGGTCCGGGTGCAGCGGCGGCTGGGGGTGCGCCGCAGGCTGCCGGCGGATCTGGCGCCCCATATCGGGTCGCAATGGTGGTGCCTGACGGCCGCGACCCTGCGTGCCATCTTGGACGATCCGCGCCGGCCCGAGATGGAGCGTTACTTCCGCCGCGTCTGGATCCCGGATGAAAGCTATTTCCAGACGCTGGCCCGCCGCCATTCAAGCCGGATCGAAAGCCGCTCGCTGACGCTGGCCAAGTTCGACAGCCAGGGCAAGCCCCATGTGTTCTATGACGACCACCTGGCGATGCTGGCGGGCTCGCGCATCTTCGTGGCGCGCAAGATCTGGCCGGGGGCGCGTGCGCTGTATGCGGCCTTTCCCCGCGCCAGCCGCGCCGACGCGATGGCCGATCCTGATCCCGAACCGCTGGGCAAGCTGCTGGATGCGGCGGCCCGGCGGCGCCAGTCGGGTCGGCCGGGGCTGTATATGCAGAGCCGCTTTCCCCGCAAGGATGCTGAAAACGGCAAGACGGCGCGGCCCTATGCAGTCATCCATGGCCTTTCGGACCTGTTCATGGACCTTCCCGCATGGCTGTCAGGGGCGACGGGACAGGAAGTGCACGGTCATCTGCTGGCCCCGGACGAGGTGCAGTTCGCCGGCGGCGCGCCGGTCGGGCCGGGGGCGCTGCCCGCCAGCCCGGGGCTGCGCGATCTCGACCCGCAGACCTTCATCGCCTCGCTGATCCGCTCGTCCTCCGGCGTGCCGGGATTCATGCTGTCGCCGCGCGACGGCCAGCAGCTCAACTGGTTCTTTGCGACCGATCCCAATGCGGCGCTGTTCGTCGTCACCGGCGCCTGGATCGTGCCGCTGCTGCATGCGGACATGCCTTTTGACGACGTGCGCCGCATCGCCGCGCGGATGCAGCGGGCCGAGATCGCCTTCATGGACATCCTCGATTCCGTCTGGGCCAAGGCGCAGGTGCGGCGCTGGACGCTGGCGCAGGCGCTCGCCGCGCCCGAGCAGCCGCTTGGCGCCCTGTGCCAGGCTCTGGGCGCCGCCAGGAATGGCCCCCCGCCGGCCCTGCCGGCGCTGCGCGATGTGCAAGGGATGACGGATCTGCTGGCACGGCTGCGCAATGCGGGCCTTCAGCCGCGCGGCATGGGCGATTCGCGCCGCCTGCACCGTCTGACCGCGCCGGCCGGCGGGGCGGGGGCCGCCTCGGGCACCGGGCGGGCGTCTTTCGGTTGACCTTGGCCGCGGCGCGGTGGACCCTGCCGGCCGCCTGCATCCACCCAGCGAGAAGAGCGCATGCCGCAGTTCACCAGCTTTGTCGTCCTTGCCGGGATGCGCACCGGCTCGAACCTGCTGGAGGCGACGCTGAACGCCAATGACCTGGCCTGTTTCGGCGAGGCCTATAATCCCTATTTCATCGGCTGGCCCGACCAGAAGTCGCTCTATGACATGACCCTTGCCGACCGCGACGCCGACCCGCTGGCGCTGTGGCAGCACATGGTGCGGGCGCGCAAGGTCAAGGGGTTCCGCTATTTCCACGACCATGATCCGCGCATGTTCGAGCCGCTGATGGACGATCCGGCCTGCGCCAAGATCGTGCTGACGCGCAACCCGGTGGACAGCTGGGTATCCACCCAGCTGGCCTATGCCACCGACCAGTGGAAGCTGAACGCGGCCGAAACGCCGATCCCGGCCCGCATCGACTTCGATGCGGCCGCCTTCCGCGCGGCCACGGCGGCCAACCAGCATTTTCTGGAACGCATCCAGCACGCCTTGCAGATGCGCGGGCAGACGGCGTTCTGGCTCAACTATGACGATCTGCGCGATGCGGATGTGCTGACCGGGCTGGTCCACTGGCTGGGCCGCACCGACATCGCGCGGGCCGAGCCGGCGCAGGATCAGGTGCCGCAGAACCCGCGCGAGATGGCCGACAAGATCACCGACTTCGAGGCCATGCAGGCCGAGATCGTCGCCACCGACCCCTTTCAGCTGCACCGCATTCCGGGGTTCGAGCCGCGCCGCGGCCCCGCCGTTCCGTCCTGGCTGACCTGCGAGGCGGGGCGGGGGCTGCTGTTCATGCCGGTGCGGGGCGGGCCGGGCGAGGATGTGGCGCGCTGGCTGGCCGGTCTGGGCGCCGTGCAGTCAGACCTGACGCAGGCCGCGCTGCGCCAGTGGAGGCGCAGCCATCCCGGCCATCGCAGCCTGACCGTCCTGCGCCATCCCCTGCCGCGCGCATGGGATGCTTTCCAGGCCATGATCAGCGGCGGCAATGGCGAGCTGCGCGAGACGCTGCGCGCCATCCATCGCGTGCCGCTGCCCCCCGACGAGGCGCTGGGCAGCCTCACCGATGCCGAGGCGGCGCCGCTGTTCGCGGCATGGCTGGATTTTCTGCGCCGCAACCTGAACGGGCAGACAGGCATCCCTACCCATCCGGGCTGGGCCACGCAGGCCGAGGTGCTGGCCGGGTTTGCCCGCTTCGGCAGCCCCGACATGATCGCGCGCGAGGCGCGCATGGCCGAGGATCTGGGCTTTGTGGCCCGCGCCGCCGGGATCGACCAGGCCGGGCCCCGTCCCCGGCCGATCCCGGCGCTGCTTGACGATCCGGCGCTGCGCAAGGCGGCCAAGGCCGCCTATCTGCGCGATTACATCGCCTTCGGCTT encodes the following:
- a CDS encoding beta-1,6-N-acetylglucosaminyltransferase, which gives rise to MTGEGASGPPPAVPCGDGADAVRLGVVMLCHDNLPLAARMARIWAEGGACVAMHIDAKTPADDVARLRAALSGLDVTHAPRRSCAWGTFSLVAATQDAAAALLRAHPGLTHVLLVSGACLPLRPPAELRMFLARHPQADFIESVNVHDVGWTIGGLNEERFTLHFPISFRRNRKLFDRLVRVQRRLGVRRRLPADLAPHIGSQWWCLTAATLRAILDDPRRPEMERYFRRVWIPDESYFQTLARRHSSRIESRSLTLAKFDSQGKPHVFYDDHLAMLAGSRIFVARKIWPGARALYAAFPRASRADAMADPDPEPLGKLLDAAARRRQSGRPGLYMQSRFPRKDAENGKTARPYAVIHGLSDLFMDLPAWLSGATGQEVHGHLLAPDEVQFAGGAPVGPGALPASPGLRDLDPQTFIASLIRSSSGVPGFMLSPRDGQQLNWFFATDPNAALFVVTGAWIVPLLHADMPFDDVRRIAARMQRAEIAFMDILDSVWAKAQVRRWTLAQALAAPEQPLGALCQALGAARNGPPPALPALRDVQGMTDLLARLRNAGLQPRGMGDSRRLHRLTAPAGGAGAASGTGRASFG
- a CDS encoding glycosyltransferase family 2 protein, with product MATVRLRALRQYYIARAIRRGRRLTPLNDRTGAIGPNAILGFMTLRNERVRLPYFLDYYRDLGIDHFLIVDNASTDGSREYLLAQPDVSLWSTDASYKAARFGMDWINHLLRRHGSGHWCLTVDPDEFLVYPHVQARPLRALTDWLESSGHRSMSAMLLDMYPRGSMNAVPYVEGRNPFEIACWFDPANYAIRKNHRFGNLWIQGGPRARMFFADDPGAAPALNKIPLVRWQRRYAYASSTHMLLPRSLNVVYDEDGGEMASGVLLHAKFLSTFAAKSAEELQRRQHYAGSLEYRAYHRGLQDAVDFWCPQSRRYTGWRQLERLGLISRGNWA